In the Piscinibacter sp. XHJ-5 genome, one interval contains:
- a CDS encoding LysR substrate-binding domain-containing protein produces MNLHRLDLVSLSLFSLIVRTGSISKGAGLAHLAVGAASKRVADLEAAVGAELFERHSRGVTLTLAGQALHRHAQRILSDVDQLAADLSDHASGIVGVVRLWANTSAITQFLPADLAAFVAAHPAIRIELDEQNSSDVVLAVLDGRADIGIFADRTPPLGLQTVPYRRDRLVLVVPQGHPLAGRRKIAFVAATDYDFVGLSQGTSLARRLGLEAEALGRRLKLRIHVRSFDAMCQMVAAGLGIAVLPDAAVQPHLRSMGLRKIDLTDAWIERELLIGARDMGALQRPVRLLLEHLRHS; encoded by the coding sequence GTGAACCTGCACCGCCTCGACCTCGTTTCGCTCTCGCTGTTCAGCCTGATCGTGCGCACCGGCAGCATCAGCAAGGGCGCCGGCCTGGCGCACCTGGCGGTGGGTGCGGCCAGCAAGCGCGTCGCCGACCTCGAGGCGGCCGTCGGCGCCGAGCTGTTCGAGCGGCATTCGCGAGGCGTCACCCTCACCCTGGCCGGTCAGGCCCTGCATCGCCACGCGCAGCGCATCCTGAGCGACGTCGACCAGCTCGCGGCCGACCTGTCGGACCATGCCTCGGGCATCGTCGGCGTGGTGCGCCTGTGGGCCAATACCTCGGCCATCACGCAGTTCCTGCCGGCCGACCTCGCGGCCTTCGTGGCCGCGCATCCGGCGATCCGCATCGAGCTCGACGAGCAGAACAGCAGCGACGTCGTGCTGGCGGTGCTCGACGGGCGCGCGGACATCGGCATCTTCGCCGACCGCACGCCGCCGCTGGGCCTGCAGACCGTCCCCTATCGGCGCGACCGGCTGGTGCTGGTCGTGCCGCAAGGGCATCCGCTGGCCGGGCGCAGGAAGATCGCCTTCGTCGCTGCCACCGACTACGACTTCGTCGGCCTCTCGCAGGGCACCTCCCTGGCGCGGCGTCTCGGGCTCGAGGCCGAGGCGCTGGGCCGACGCCTGAAGCTGCGCATCCATGTGCGCAGCTTCGACGCGATGTGCCAGATGGTGGCCGCCGGGCTGGGCATCGCGGTGCTGCCGGATGCGGCCGTGCAGCCGCACCTGCGCTCCATGGGGCTGCGCAAGATCGACCTCACCGATGCGTGGATCGAGCGCGAGCTGCTCATCGGAGCGCGCGACATGGGAGCGCTGCAGCGGCCGGTGCGGCTGCTGCTGGAGCATCTGCGGCACTCGTGA
- a CDS encoding GNAT family N-acetyltransferase translates to MEPSLASIVRYVPLGATLATSGQPSEAQLAALAQAGFEVIVNLALHDEAATVRALGMAYVHIPVQFAAPRLEDLAAFFAAMEQAGERKTLVHCMHNKRVPVFIALHRIVRLGWPAQDALREMRQVWEPDATWQAFIDRALEACATSHLPAVVYAREPALSVAEFRRVLVESGLGTTRPIDDEARLKEMLAGANLIVTARLQQPGHPLAGVARCLTDFSWCGYLAELAVSKSAQGLGIGRGLLEETRRQLGPRASLVLSSMPDAVGFYERMGMERIHEAFRYPREH, encoded by the coding sequence ATGGAGCCTTCGCTCGCTTCGATCGTGAGGTACGTCCCGCTGGGCGCCACTCTGGCGACGTCGGGCCAGCCCTCCGAGGCGCAGCTGGCGGCGCTCGCACAAGCGGGCTTCGAGGTCATCGTGAACCTGGCACTGCACGACGAGGCCGCGACAGTGCGCGCGCTGGGCATGGCCTACGTCCACATCCCGGTGCAGTTCGCTGCGCCGCGGCTGGAGGATCTGGCCGCCTTCTTCGCGGCGATGGAGCAGGCCGGCGAGCGCAAGACGCTCGTCCACTGCATGCACAACAAGCGCGTTCCGGTCTTCATCGCCCTGCATCGCATCGTGCGGCTCGGGTGGCCTGCGCAGGACGCACTGCGCGAGATGCGCCAGGTGTGGGAGCCTGACGCCACCTGGCAAGCCTTCATCGACCGCGCACTCGAGGCTTGCGCGACCAGCCACCTCCCCGCCGTGGTCTATGCCCGGGAGCCGGCACTGTCGGTGGCCGAGTTCCGCCGCGTGCTCGTGGAGTCCGGCCTGGGCACCACGCGCCCGATCGACGACGAGGCGCGGCTGAAGGAGATGCTGGCGGGCGCCAACCTCATCGTCACCGCGCGACTGCAGCAGCCCGGCCATCCGCTGGCGGGCGTCGCGCGCTGCCTGACGGACTTCTCGTGGTGCGGCTACCTGGCGGAACTGGCGGTGTCGAAATCGGCCCAGGGCCTGGGCATCGGCAGGGGACTGCTCGAGGAAACCCGACGCCAGCTCGGGCCCCGGGCCAGCCTCGTGCTGTCGTCGATGCCGGACGCGGTCGGCTTCTACGAGCGCATGGGCATGGAGCGCATCCACGAAGCCTTCCGGTACCCGCGCGAGCACTGA
- a CDS encoding GNAT family N-acetyltransferase, protein MHPGLTHRPARRDDLDALKCLMETAISELQRPFLDDDQIASSRTIMGLDTQLVDDGTYFLVEDSGELAGCGGWSRRATLYGGDQTPGRSASLLDPARDAARIRAMYTHPRHTRKGVGRLILSLCETAARHEGFRRAELVATMAGEPLYRACGYEPVERLVDERGGVAVPLLRMSKAL, encoded by the coding sequence ATGCATCCCGGCCTGACGCATCGACCGGCGCGCCGCGACGACCTCGACGCGCTGAAGTGCCTCATGGAGACGGCCATCTCCGAGCTGCAGCGGCCGTTCCTCGACGATGACCAGATCGCCTCCAGCCGCACGATCATGGGCCTGGACACGCAGCTCGTCGACGACGGCACCTACTTCCTCGTCGAAGACAGCGGCGAGCTGGCCGGCTGCGGCGGCTGGAGCCGGCGCGCCACGCTCTACGGCGGCGACCAGACGCCCGGCCGCAGCGCATCGCTTCTCGATCCCGCCCGCGACGCCGCCCGCATCCGGGCGATGTACACGCATCCGCGGCACACGCGCAAAGGCGTCGGCCGGCTGATCCTGTCGCTGTGCGAGACGGCCGCCCGCCACGAAGGCTTCCGCCGCGCCGAGCTGGTGGCCACGATGGCCGGCGAGCCGCTCTACCGCGCGTGCGGCTACGAGCCGGTCGAGCGGCTCGTCGACGAGCGAGGCGGCGTCGCCGTGCCGCTGCTGCGCATGAGCAAGGCGCTGTAG
- a CDS encoding YciI family protein — protein sequence MNQYLVLSRGQWDPQASPQQIQDAIDRFYAWHERMVEAGRMKPGQRLARESKLVTRHAVTDGPFSEAKEVVGGYWTILAPSLEEAARLAAENPCLAFGLALEVRPIDEQRCSAFDLTCETPPSRAR from the coding sequence ATGAACCAGTACCTCGTCCTCTCGCGCGGGCAGTGGGATCCGCAGGCCTCGCCGCAGCAGATCCAGGACGCGATCGACCGCTTCTACGCATGGCACGAGCGCATGGTGGAGGCCGGCCGGATGAAGCCCGGGCAGCGGCTGGCCCGCGAGAGCAAGCTGGTCACGCGGCATGCCGTGACGGACGGACCCTTCAGCGAAGCCAAGGAAGTGGTCGGCGGGTACTGGACCATCCTCGCGCCGAGCCTGGAAGAGGCGGCGCGGCTCGCGGCGGAGAATCCGTGCCTCGCCTTCGGCCTGGCGCTGGAGGTCCGTCCCATCGACGAGCAGCGCTGCAGCGCTTTCGATCTCACTTGCGAGACGCCCCCGAGCCGGGCTCGCTGA
- a CDS encoding diguanylate cyclase, which yields MATPRPVHSAPLRQARRAWNLLHVDSTQARALAERAIAAATRASDVTAEGWARVALGFHLLYYATAAEAAVELQLARACFDASGDRAGSLLAGAAIARSMWRQGHIQQALSLVLPLRDEGVRVLRHEQLGVLLNTIAGCYSAQGDSAQAFAYMFEALRDAGPSGGRGFDTVLHCNLAHELLQIGDYEHALQHVDQGLARCAKLKNARLLSVLLINRVICLTELGRAAESLPDIAAVLDMPADPSGRGRMAAHHESLAIAALRAGHLSLGADLVERALAEGPSALPDERLERATAAALLALCSGRPDDAVARLQPLLAEAASDGVEGLSVRIRAQFFAVLSEAHESAGRHAEALVALRRWQGLHSAQAQLASRARYQAATLQTELLRLQHRLDENDARRRRTERARAELAEINEQLSRKVHEVQALQEALRQQATQDPLTGLFNRRHLNDTLPTLFALARRDAQTMALAIIDLDHFKSINDRHGHAAGDRLLAAFGELLAGQSRRSDVACRYGGEEFCLLMPRTDALGARRKVQSLLRRWRAQVFELGGVTLRGLSFSAGIADTTLAAPSPDALLKAADDELLAAKREGRNRVGVAAR from the coding sequence ATGGCGACCCCGCGTCCCGTTCACTCCGCTCCCTTGCGCCAGGCGCGGCGCGCCTGGAACCTGCTGCACGTCGACTCCACGCAGGCAAGGGCACTGGCCGAACGCGCGATCGCGGCGGCCACGCGCGCCTCGGACGTCACCGCCGAAGGCTGGGCCCGCGTGGCGCTGGGCTTCCACCTCCTGTACTACGCCACCGCGGCCGAAGCCGCCGTCGAGCTGCAGCTGGCGCGCGCCTGCTTCGACGCCAGCGGGGACCGCGCGGGCAGCCTGCTCGCCGGCGCCGCGATCGCACGCTCGATGTGGCGCCAGGGGCACATCCAGCAGGCGCTGTCGCTGGTGCTGCCCTTGCGCGACGAGGGCGTGCGGGTGCTGCGGCACGAGCAGCTCGGCGTGCTGCTGAACACGATCGCCGGCTGCTATTCGGCCCAGGGAGATTCAGCGCAGGCCTTCGCCTACATGTTCGAGGCGCTGCGCGACGCCGGCCCCTCGGGCGGCCGCGGCTTCGACACCGTCCTGCACTGCAACCTCGCGCACGAGCTGCTCCAGATCGGCGACTACGAGCATGCGCTGCAGCACGTGGACCAGGGCCTGGCGCGCTGTGCGAAGCTGAAGAACGCGCGCCTGCTCAGCGTGCTGCTCATCAACCGGGTCATCTGCCTCACCGAGCTGGGTCGGGCGGCCGAGAGCCTGCCCGACATCGCGGCGGTGCTCGACATGCCGGCCGATCCGAGCGGGCGCGGGCGCATGGCGGCGCATCACGAATCGCTGGCGATCGCCGCGCTGCGCGCCGGCCATCTCTCGCTGGGCGCCGACCTGGTCGAGCGCGCGCTGGCCGAAGGACCTTCGGCCCTGCCCGACGAGCGCCTCGAGCGTGCGACCGCCGCGGCCCTGCTGGCGCTGTGCAGCGGACGGCCCGACGACGCGGTGGCGCGGCTGCAGCCCCTGCTGGCCGAAGCCGCCAGCGACGGCGTCGAGGGACTCAGCGTGCGCATCCGCGCCCAGTTCTTTGCCGTGCTCAGCGAGGCGCACGAGAGCGCCGGACGCCATGCCGAGGCGCTGGTCGCGCTGCGCCGCTGGCAGGGCCTGCACAGCGCGCAGGCGCAGCTCGCATCGCGGGCGCGCTACCAGGCTGCCACCCTGCAGACCGAGCTGCTGCGGCTGCAGCACCGGCTCGACGAGAACGACGCGCGCCGGCGCCGCACGGAGCGGGCACGCGCGGAGCTGGCCGAGATCAACGAACAGCTCTCGCGCAAGGTTCACGAGGTGCAGGCGCTGCAGGAGGCGCTGCGGCAGCAGGCGACGCAGGACCCCCTGACGGGCCTGTTCAACCGCCGCCACCTCAACGACACGCTGCCGACGCTGTTCGCGCTGGCGCGGCGCGACGCGCAGACGATGGCGCTGGCCATCATCGACCTCGATCACTTCAAGTCCATCAACGACCGCCACGGACATGCGGCCGGTGACCGCCTGCTCGCGGCCTTCGGCGAGCTGCTCGCAGGACAGAGCCGACGCAGCGACGTGGCGTGCCGCTACGGCGGCGAGGAGTTCTGCCTGCTGATGCCCCGCACCGACGCGCTGGGCGCGCGCCGCAAGGTGCAGTCGCTGCTGCGCCGCTGGCGCGCGCAGGTGTTCGAGCTCGGAGGCGTCACGCTGCGCGGGCTCAGCTTCTCGGCCGGCATCGCCGACACCACGCTTGCGGCGCCTTCGCCGGATGCGCTGCTGAAGGCCGCGGACGACGAGCTGCTGGCGGCCAAGCGCGAGGGGCGCAATCGAGTCGGCGTCGCGGCGCGGTAG
- a CDS encoding YciI family protein has protein sequence MAHMLLIIEPVGQRLTRSEAEGREVYDRMLRWGDSLRARGLLLASESLKSQSEASRVSTRAGKAQVVDGPFAEAKEMVGGFFLIDSKTREQAVALAAECPAAQWATVEVRSLAPCYE, from the coding sequence ATGGCTCACATGCTGCTGATCATTGAACCGGTCGGCCAGCGGCTCACCCGCAGCGAGGCCGAGGGCCGCGAGGTGTACGACCGCATGCTCCGCTGGGGAGACAGCCTGCGTGCGCGCGGCCTGCTGCTGGCCAGCGAGTCGCTGAAGTCGCAGTCCGAGGCCTCGCGCGTCAGCACGCGCGCCGGCAAGGCGCAGGTGGTCGACGGGCCTTTCGCGGAGGCCAAGGAAATGGTGGGCGGCTTTTTCCTGATCGACAGCAAGACGCGCGAGCAAGCCGTCGCCCTGGCCGCGGAATGCCCGGCCGCCCAATGGGCCACGGTGGAGGTCCGCTCGCTGGCGCCCTGCTACGAATAG
- the dapB gene encoding 4-hydroxy-tetrahydrodipicolinate reductase, with the protein MNTPLTVILCGATGWAGSALARGIARQPDLKLVGAVGARSAGRRLGEVLGDEALDCVVSPTAAAALAQSPCEVYVEYSKPKDIATVKANIVAALEAGAHVVVATSGLSDEDYADIDRVARAARRGVLACGNFALTVVLLQRFAEMAAAYIPNFEVIDYAKDSKPDAPSGTVRELALRLGRVRQPDLGVPLDQVNGPAGVRGATVNGVQVHALRVPGFVLGVEVVFGMKDQRLHLSHQAGTSAEPYVDGALLAIRKVGGLTGVVRGLDRVMDL; encoded by the coding sequence ATGAACACCCCCCTGACCGTCATCCTCTGCGGCGCCACCGGCTGGGCCGGCTCGGCGCTGGCCCGCGGCATCGCGCGCCAGCCGGACCTCAAGCTCGTGGGCGCGGTCGGCGCCCGATCGGCCGGACGCCGCCTCGGCGAGGTGCTCGGCGACGAGGCGCTCGACTGCGTGGTCTCGCCCACCGCCGCGGCGGCCCTGGCGCAGTCACCGTGCGAGGTCTACGTCGAGTACAGCAAGCCCAAGGACATCGCGACCGTCAAGGCCAACATCGTGGCCGCGCTCGAGGCCGGCGCGCACGTCGTCGTCGCCACTTCGGGCCTGTCGGACGAGGACTATGCCGACATCGACCGCGTCGCACGGGCCGCACGGCGCGGCGTGCTGGCGTGCGGCAATTTCGCGCTCACCGTCGTGCTGTTGCAGCGCTTCGCCGAGATGGCCGCGGCCTACATCCCGAACTTCGAGGTGATCGACTACGCCAAGGACTCCAAGCCCGACGCGCCCTCCGGCACGGTGCGCGAGCTGGCACTGCGCCTGGGACGCGTCCGCCAGCCGGATCTCGGCGTGCCGCTGGACCAGGTCAACGGGCCGGCCGGCGTTCGCGGCGCAACGGTGAACGGCGTGCAGGTGCATGCGCTGCGCGTGCCCGGGTTCGTGCTGGGCGTCGAGGTGGTCTTCGGCATGAAGGACCAGCGTCTGCATCTGAGCCACCAGGCGGGCACCAGCGCGGAGCCGTATGTCGACGGGGCGCTGCTGGCGATCCGCAAGGTGGGCGGCCTCACCGGCGTGGTGCGCGGGCTGGACCGGGTGATGGACCTGTGA
- a CDS encoding acyl-CoA dehydrogenase, whose product MTHTKPTFHWDDPLLLDGQLGADERAVRDAARSYCQERLAPRVLEAFRHEKTDAAIFREMGELGLLGPTIPETYGGAGLNYVSYGLVAREVERIDSGYRSMMSVQSSLVMVPINEFGTEAQKRKYLPRLASGEWIGCFGLTEPNHGSDPGSMVTRARKVPGGYSITGSKMWITNSPIADVFVVWAKDDEGAIRGFVLDKGMKGLSAPAIHGKVGLRASITGEIVLDAVFCPEENAFPEVRGLKGPFTCLNSARYGIAWGALGAAEDCFHRARQYTLDRKQFGKPLAANQLVQKKLADMLTDIALGLQGCLRLGRMKDDGSAAVELTSIMKRNSCGKALEIARTARDMLGGNGISDEFGVARHLVNLEVVNTYEGTHDVHALILGRAITGIAAF is encoded by the coding sequence ATGACGCACACCAAACCGACCTTCCACTGGGACGACCCGCTGCTGCTGGACGGCCAGCTCGGCGCCGACGAACGCGCCGTTCGCGACGCCGCGCGCAGCTATTGCCAGGAGCGCCTGGCGCCCCGCGTGCTGGAGGCGTTTCGCCACGAGAAGACCGACGCGGCCATCTTTCGCGAGATGGGCGAGCTCGGCCTGCTGGGTCCCACCATTCCCGAGACCTACGGCGGCGCCGGCCTCAACTACGTCAGCTACGGCCTGGTGGCGCGCGAGGTGGAGCGCATCGACTCCGGCTACCGCTCGATGATGAGCGTGCAGTCGTCGCTGGTCATGGTGCCGATCAACGAATTCGGCACCGAGGCGCAGAAGCGCAAGTACCTGCCGCGGCTGGCCAGCGGCGAATGGATCGGCTGCTTCGGCCTCACCGAGCCGAACCACGGCTCCGACCCCGGCAGCATGGTCACGCGCGCCCGCAAGGTGCCGGGGGGCTACTCGATCACCGGCTCGAAGATGTGGATCACGAACTCGCCCATTGCCGACGTGTTCGTCGTCTGGGCCAAGGACGACGAGGGCGCCATCCGCGGCTTCGTGCTCGACAAGGGCATGAAGGGCCTGTCGGCGCCGGCCATCCACGGCAAGGTCGGGCTGCGGGCGTCCATCACCGGCGAGATCGTGCTCGACGCGGTCTTCTGTCCCGAGGAGAACGCCTTCCCCGAGGTGCGCGGCCTCAAGGGGCCTTTCACCTGCCTCAACAGCGCCCGCTACGGCATCGCGTGGGGTGCGCTCGGGGCCGCCGAGGACTGCTTCCATCGCGCGCGCCAGTACACGCTGGACCGCAAGCAGTTCGGCAAGCCGCTGGCCGCCAACCAGCTCGTGCAGAAGAAGCTCGCCGACATGCTGACCGACATCGCGCTCGGCCTGCAGGGCTGCCTGCGCCTGGGCCGCATGAAGGACGACGGCAGCGCGGCCGTCGAGCTCACCAGCATCATGAAGCGCAACTCCTGCGGCAAGGCGCTGGAGATCGCGCGCACGGCGCGCGACATGCTGGGCGGCAACGGCATCAGCGACGAGTTCGGCGTGGCACGCCACCTGGTGAACCTGGAGGTCGTCAACACCTACGAGGGAACGCACGACGTGCACGCGCTGATCCTCGGGCGCGCCATCACGGGCATCGCGGCGTTCTGA
- a CDS encoding CaiB/BaiF CoA-transferase family protein produces MSLMPAARTPPLAGVRVLDLSRVLAGPWAGQMLADLGADVVKVERPGSGDDTRAWGPPSLKDDAGRDTGEAAYFLCCNRNKRSVTLDLARPEGQAVVRELALRSDVLLENFKLDGLRQYGLDYPGLASVNERLIYCSITGFGQTGPYAARAGYDFLIQGMGGLMSVTGRADGESGAGPQKVGVALVDVMTGLHAAIAVLAALAERQRSGRGQHIDLALLDVQVACLANQAASYLAGGVVPRRMGNAHPTIVPYEDFPTADGDVILAIGNDGQFARFCEVSGRPEWASDARFATNPQRVANRAVLIPLLRQTTVMRTTRDWVQALEGAGVPCGPIHRIDEVFADPQVRSRGMRIEMPHPLAGTVPLVANPIRLSASPVSYRHAPPTLGQHTDEVLTEWLGWESARVEGLRVAGVV; encoded by the coding sequence ATGTCGCTGATGCCCGCCGCCCGCACGCCGCCGCTGGCCGGCGTGCGGGTGCTCGACCTGTCGCGCGTCCTGGCCGGGCCCTGGGCCGGCCAGATGCTCGCCGACCTCGGCGCCGACGTCGTGAAAGTCGAGCGGCCCGGCAGCGGCGACGACACCCGCGCCTGGGGCCCGCCGTCGCTGAAGGACGACGCGGGCCGCGACACCGGCGAGGCGGCCTACTTCCTCTGCTGCAACCGCAACAAGCGCTCGGTCACGTTGGACCTCGCGCGGCCCGAAGGCCAGGCCGTGGTGCGCGAGCTGGCCCTGCGCAGCGACGTGCTGCTCGAGAACTTCAAGCTCGACGGCCTGCGGCAATACGGACTGGACTACCCCGGCCTCGCCAGCGTGAACGAGCGGCTGATCTATTGCTCCATCACCGGCTTCGGGCAGACCGGTCCCTATGCGGCGCGCGCCGGCTACGACTTCCTCATCCAGGGCATGGGCGGCCTGATGAGCGTGACCGGACGTGCCGACGGCGAGTCCGGTGCCGGCCCGCAAAAGGTGGGTGTCGCGCTCGTCGACGTCATGACGGGCCTGCATGCGGCCATCGCCGTGCTGGCAGCGCTGGCCGAACGGCAGCGCTCGGGACGCGGCCAGCACATCGACCTCGCGCTGCTGGACGTCCAGGTCGCGTGCCTGGCCAACCAGGCCGCGAGCTATCTCGCCGGCGGCGTCGTGCCGCGGCGCATGGGCAACGCGCATCCGACCATCGTGCCGTACGAGGACTTCCCGACCGCCGACGGCGACGTGATCCTCGCGATCGGCAACGACGGCCAGTTCGCGCGCTTCTGCGAGGTGTCAGGCCGGCCCGAGTGGGCCTCCGATGCGCGCTTCGCGACCAATCCGCAGCGGGTGGCGAACCGCGCAGTGCTCATCCCCTTGCTGCGCCAGACCACGGTGATGCGTACCACGCGCGACTGGGTGCAGGCGCTCGAAGGCGCCGGCGTGCCCTGCGGACCCATCCATCGCATCGACGAGGTGTTCGCCGATCCGCAGGTGCGCTCGCGCGGAATGCGCATCGAGATGCCGCATCCTCTGGCAGGCACGGTGCCGCTGGTGGCCAATCCCATCCGGCTGTCGGCCTCGCCGGTGTCGTACCGGCATGCGCCGCCCACGCTGGGGCAGCACACGGACGAGGTGTTGACCGAGTGGCTGGGATGGGAATCGGCCAGGGTGGAGGGTCTGCGGGTGGCGGGCGTGGTGTGA
- a CDS encoding LysR family transcriptional regulator gives MNFRTLDLNLLRVFDAVMVERNVTRAAARLAMSQPAVSNALRRLRDATGEDLFVPGSTGMAPTPHAQALWPAVRAAMDALRGAFDSNGFDPRHDERCFTLCMADATADVLLPALVGHVQRERLRVDLRVLPLATRDPRPQIDQGLADAAVGFFPDVEVAQATEGGKGMTVLDALYACEYVCVMRAGHPLAGEGELMGLDAYCSAHHLRVSFAGRQRGFVDEALARLGRRRRVVMTVSHFSTAACVVRDSDLLTVLPRSFVPATGFAQSLAVRPLPFAVPAIEVGLLWHRRHERDAGQRWLRDAVVQAARAVDPG, from the coding sequence GTGAACTTCCGCACCCTCGATCTCAACCTGCTGCGTGTCTTCGACGCCGTCATGGTCGAACGCAACGTGACGCGCGCCGCTGCACGGCTCGCGATGTCGCAGCCCGCCGTGAGCAATGCCCTGCGCCGGCTGCGCGATGCCACCGGCGAGGACCTGTTCGTGCCCGGCAGCACCGGCATGGCGCCCACGCCCCACGCGCAGGCACTGTGGCCTGCCGTTCGCGCGGCGATGGATGCGCTGCGCGGTGCCTTCGACAGCAACGGGTTCGACCCGCGCCACGACGAGCGCTGCTTCACGCTGTGCATGGCCGACGCGACGGCGGACGTGCTGCTGCCCGCGCTCGTCGGCCATGTGCAGCGCGAGCGCCTGCGCGTCGACCTGCGCGTGCTGCCGCTGGCCACGCGCGACCCGCGTCCGCAGATCGACCAGGGCCTGGCGGACGCGGCGGTGGGCTTCTTTCCCGATGTCGAGGTCGCGCAGGCGACCGAGGGCGGCAAGGGCATGACGGTGCTGGACGCGCTGTATGCGTGCGAATACGTGTGCGTGATGCGCGCCGGTCATCCGCTGGCGGGCGAAGGCGAGCTGATGGGCCTCGACGCCTATTGCTCAGCGCACCACCTCCGGGTGAGCTTCGCCGGCCGGCAGCGCGGCTTCGTCGACGAGGCGCTCGCGCGACTGGGACGCCGCCGGCGCGTCGTCATGACGGTGAGCCACTTCTCCACCGCGGCCTGCGTGGTGCGTGACTCCGACCTGCTGACGGTGCTGCCGCGCAGCTTCGTCCCCGCGACCGGATTCGCCCAGTCGCTGGCCGTCCGCCCACTGCCCTTCGCCGTGCCGGCGATCGAGGTGGGGCTGTTGTGGCACCGGCGGCACGAGCGCGATGCGGGGCAGCGATGGCTGCGCGATGCGGTGGTCCAGGCGGCACGGGCGGTGGACCCGGGCTGA
- the pncB gene encoding nicotinate phosphoribosyltransferase, translated as MSPVLTSLLETDLYKFTMWQAMLHRHPQTRAEYTFVCRDVCPFPLAELLPEVNEQLDHLCRLSFTPEELDYLRGLRFIKSDFVDFLRIFRFQREFIRARAEGDTLHIEARGPQVHVMAFEIHVLAIVNELYFRRFDQAAALAEGRRRLQAKIASLREFEREPARAHPFEFFDFGVRRRFSGAWQREIVATLKREVPQFFKGTSNVLLARDLNLVPIGTMAHEYLQTYQALGVRLRDHQRAALEDWVQEYRGDLGTALTDVVGMDAFLADFDLYFAKLFDGLRHDSGDPVAWGEKALAHYARLRIDAHTKRLVFSDGLDVRRALALYRHFADRTQLGFGIGTLLTNDVGLTPLNIVMKLTRANEQPVAKLSDSPGKTMCDDETFLAYLRQVFKVK; from the coding sequence ATGTCACCGGTCCTCACCAGCCTGCTCGAAACCGATCTCTACAAGTTCACGATGTGGCAGGCGATGCTGCATCGTCATCCGCAGACGCGCGCCGAGTACACCTTCGTTTGCCGCGACGTCTGCCCCTTTCCCCTGGCCGAGCTGCTGCCCGAGGTGAACGAGCAGCTCGACCACCTGTGCCGGCTGAGCTTCACCCCCGAGGAGCTCGACTACCTGCGCGGCCTGCGCTTCATCAAGTCGGACTTCGTCGATTTCCTGCGCATCTTTCGCTTCCAGCGCGAGTTCATCCGCGCGCGCGCCGAAGGCGACACCCTGCACATCGAGGCACGCGGTCCGCAGGTTCACGTGATGGCCTTCGAGATCCACGTGCTGGCCATCGTCAACGAGCTGTACTTCCGACGCTTCGACCAGGCCGCCGCACTGGCCGAAGGCCGGCGCAGGCTCCAGGCCAAGATCGCGAGCCTGCGCGAATTCGAGCGCGAGCCGGCGCGAGCCCATCCCTTCGAGTTCTTCGACTTCGGCGTGCGCCGGCGCTTTTCCGGCGCCTGGCAGCGCGAGATCGTCGCCACGCTCAAGCGCGAGGTGCCGCAATTCTTCAAGGGCACGTCCAACGTGCTGCTGGCGCGCGACCTCAACCTGGTGCCCATCGGCACCATGGCACACGAATACCTGCAGACCTACCAGGCGTTGGGCGTTCGGCTGCGCGACCACCAGCGGGCTGCCCTGGAGGACTGGGTGCAGGAGTACCGCGGCGACCTCGGCACGGCCCTCACCGACGTGGTCGGCATGGATGCGTTCCTCGCCGACTTCGACCTGTACTTCGCCAAGCTCTTCGACGGTCTGCGCCACGATTCCGGCGATCCCGTGGCATGGGGCGAAAAGGCGCTGGCCCACTACGCGCGGCTGCGCATCGACGCGCACACCAAGCGGCTGGTGTTCTCCGACGGGCTCGACGTGCGACGCGCGCTTGCGCTGTACCGCCACTTTGCCGACCGCACGCAGCTGGGCTTCGGCATCGGCACGCTGCTGACCAACGACGTGGGTCTCACGCCGCTCAACATCGTGATGAAGCTGACACGCGCGAACGAGCAGCCGGTGGCCAAGCTGTCCGACAGCCCCGGCAAGACGATGTGCGACGACGAGACCTTCCTGGCCTACCTGCGGCAGGTGTTCAAGGTGAAGTGA